GGGGTGCGGCTCGATCCGGGCGCGGTCCACTTCTGCTACTGTCACTCACCCATGCGCTACCTGTACGACAGCTACGACGCCTACCGGAGCCAGATGAGGGGGCTGACGCGAGCGCTGTTCACCGCCACTGCCGGACGGCTGCGCCGCTGGGACACGCAGGCCGCCCAGCGGGTCGATTACTTCATCGCCAACTCGAACTACGTCGCCAAGCGCATCCAGCGTTTTTATAACCGCGAGAGCACGGTCATCCACCCGCCCATCGACCTGCACCGTGCCCAGCTTGCTGCGGCGCCGGGAGACCATTACCTCTGCGCCGGGCGGCTGGTCGGCTACAAGCAGACCGAACTGCTGATGGAGGCCTGCCGCCGTCTGGGGCGGAAGCTGCGCATCGTGGGCACCGGCCCCGAGGAGGCAAAGCTACGCCGTCTGGCGGCTGCGGACGCGGGATCTCAAGTTGAATTTTTAGGCGCACTGCCGAGCAAAGAACTCTGGCGCGAGTACTCCGAGTGCCGCGCGCTGCTCTTCGCCGCCGACGAGGACTTCGGCATGGTGCCGCTGGAGGCACAGGCCTGCGGGCGTCCAGTCATCTGCTACGGCTCGGGCGGCTCGCTGGAGACGGTGCGGGGCACGGGCGACCACCCCACCGGCGTCTACTTCGAGCACCAGACGGTCGAGTCGGCGATGGAGGGCATCCAGCGCTTCGAGGCGCAGGAGTCGCGCTTCACCCCCGAGACCGCGCAGGCGTGGGCCGCCGAGTTCGCCACGCCCGTCTTTCTGGAGCGGATGCGCGCGCTGATCCTCGAAAAAGTCCCCGCCGCAGCAGCCGAGATGGAGCCTGCTCCTACGATAGCTTCTGCGGAAAAGAGAGCCTGATGGAAGGGATGCGGGATATGTTGCGCCGGAGCCTGGGCCGGAGCCTCGCGCCCCTGCCCGCGCTCGACCGGCTGGCCGCCGCCTGGCCCGTGGCCTGCGGCAAGACGATGGCCGACCGGGGCGAGATCGCGAGCTTCGAGGAGGGCGTCGTGCACGTCGAGGTGCAGGACTCCACCTGGCTGGCGCAGATGCTCTCCATGCGCTCGATCCTGCAGCACGATCTGGCCCGGATCGCGGCAGTGAAGGTCACCGGGATACACTTTGAATTGAAGAAGTAATCGGCCCGGCCTGTCGTCCACAAACAACAGGCGCGGGAGCTACCTGGAGGACGTGTGCATGAGTGATGCAGGAACCGTCACGCTCGAAGATGTTCGGCGTGTCGCGGAGCTGGCCAACCTGGAACTGACGCCGGAGGAGGAGCCGCGGATGCAGCGCGACCTGAACGCCATCCTCGGGCACATCGCGCAGCTCAACCAGCTCGCGACCGACGACGTCCCGGCGATGGCGCAGGTGGGTGACGTACTCGCAACCGGCCACGCGGAGGAGACCGGCGAGGATCTCCGCGTCGATGCGGTGCGGCCCTCGGTCGACCGCCGCGCCGTCATGTCCAGCGCCCCCGAGACGGATGGGCGATTCTTCAAGGTTCCCAAGGTGATCGAGCGATAGATGAACTCTACTGAAACCCAAATCGAGAACAAGCTACTTACGATTGACGAGGCGCGCGCCGCCGTTCAGGCGACCTCCGCCACCGCCGTGGCCGAGCGCCAGTACACCCTCATCGCGCAGGACGACGTGGCCACAGGCAAGGGCATCAACAGCTTCCTCGCGCTGAGCCGCGAGCGTGCCCTGGCCCAGGCGGCCCGCATCGACGAGCTGACCGCACAGGGCAAGCCTCTGCCGCCGCTGGCCGGAGTGCCCATCGGCATCAAGGACGTGCTGGCCATGACCGGCTCGCCCGCCACCGCCGGATCGCTGATTCTAAAGGGCTACATGCCCCCCTACGACGCTACTGCGGTGGCCAAGCTAGAGGCGGCGGGAGCCGTTCTGCTGGGCAAGCTCAACTGCGATGAGTTCGCCATGGGCTCCTCGAACGAGAACTCGGCCTATGGCCCCGTCCGCAACCCGCGTGCGCTCGACCGCGTTCCCGGCGGCTCCAGCGGCGGCTCGGCGGCGGCGGTGGCGGCTGGGTTTGCCGCGGCCACACTCGGCACCGATACCGGCGGCTCCATCCGCCAACCCGCGGCCTTCTGCGGCGTGGTCGGCGTGCTGCCCACCTATGGGCGCGTCAGCCGCTACGGCCTCATCGCCTTCGCTTCGTCGCTCGACCGCGTCGGCCCCTTTACGGCCAACGTGAAGGACGCGGCCACGCTGCTCGGCGTGCTTGCGGGCAAGGACCCGCTGGACGCCACCAGCTCCGACCGGCCCGTGGACGACTATGTGGGCGCTCTGGCCAAGCCTGTCGAGGGCCTCCGCATCGGCGTGCCCGAGGAGTACTTCGGCGAGGGCCTCGACCCCGAGATCCGCGCCGCCGTTGAGCGCGTCATCGCGGGCCTTAAGGACGCGGGCTGCACCATCGTCCCTGTGCGCCTGCCCCACACCGCCTACGCGATCCCGACCTACTACGTCATCGCCACGGCGGAGGCCAGCTCGAACCTCTCGCGCTTCGACGGCGTGCGCTTCGGTCTGCGCGCCCCCGAGGGTAAAACCCTCTCCGGCATGTACCGCAAGACCCGCGACGAGGGCTTCGGGGCCGAGGTCAAGAGGCGCATTCTGCTGGGCACCTACGCGCTCAGCGCAGGCTACTACGACGCGTACTACCGCAAGGCCCAGCAGGTCCGGACGCTGCTGACCCGCGACTTCCTGACGGCCTTCGAGAGCTGCGACGCCATCGTCGGCCCCATGACGCCGACGCCGCCGTTCAAGATCGGCGAGAAGACCGACGACCCGGTCTCGATGTACCTGGCCGACATCTACTCGGTGGCCGCGTCGCTGGCGGGCATCTGCGGCATGAGCGTGCCCTGCGGAGAGACTGCGGGCAAGCTGCCCATCGGCGTCCAGATCATGGCGCGTCACTTCGACGAAGCCACCATGCTGCGCGTCGGCCTCGCCGTCGAAAAGATGCAGGCGAACTCCTAACAAAAGATGCAGGCGAATTTTTAACTAATCAGTAGCCAATGAATTTGAGGTCGGAATGGGTTTTGTAGATCGTATGAACAAGAAGGAAGACGAGAAGACCGAGCAGGAGAACGCCCTGCCGATCGGCGAGCACGAGGCGGGCGAGTCCTTCGAGTCGATGATTCCGCCGGTCATGGTCGGCCAAAGCGCCGAGCCGGCCCCCGAGCACGAGGCTCAGGCCCCGGCCCAGCCGGACGTCGTCCGCGCCTTCGACCAAGATGGCCGTGAGGTGCTGGTTCCCCGCGCCGAGTGGCGGGAGCAGGTCCTGCCGAACCTAGTCCAGTCCGCGTGGGAGAACCCCGAGCAGCTCTACCTGCTCATCGTCAACTCGCTCAACGAGGGCTTCACCAGCGAGATGGCCGCAGCAGCCCAGCAGCTCTACGCCATCGACACCATCCCCGCGCGCGGAGCCTGCATGTGGGCCGTTATCCTCATCCAGGAGGGGCGTCTGGACGAGGCGGAGGAGATTCTGAACGGCTACCTCGCCAAGCACGGCGACGAAGGTTCGGTCCTGACCAACCTCGCCCAGATCGCCGCCATGCGCGGCAACCAGGAGCAGGCCGAGACGACGCTCTGGAGAGCCATCCAGGCGGAGCCGAACATCGATAACGCGCTGGGCTGGTACGTCTCGCTGCAACAGCAGAAGGGCGGCGAGGCCGCTGCCAACGCCGCTTTGCAGACCATCGCGACGCTGCCCGGAAGCTGGCGCGCGCAGCTCTGGCAGGCTCGAGCGGCGATGCTGGCGCAGGATATGCCCACGGCTGTCTCGCTCTACCAGGAGTCGCTCGAGCGCGCTCCCCGGCCGGTTCCGGGCGACCTGCTGATGCAGATGAGCGGCGACCTCGGCGGCAACGGACGCCTGATCGAGCTGATCGGGCTCACCAGCCCGCACTTCGACCCGGAGGTCCACGGCCTGCCGGTGGGCAACAACCTCATCAAGGCCAATCTCGACCAGGGCAACGCCGACGCAGCCGAGCAGCTTGTCAAGACGCTGGCGCAGTTCGGACGCCCGGATTGGAAGTCGGGCCTCGAGTTCTGGGAACAGGAGATCGCGAAACTCCGTGGGGCGCAGGGTACGGCGGCGGCACCCGATCAGATTCAGGTTGGCATGTTGCGGATGGAAGGGCCGGTCTGGCTGCCTGCCGGGTCGCCGGGGCGCGGTCTCTTCGGGCCGAAGGCTGCGGGCGGGCCGACGGTCACCTTTATCGGCGGAACCGCCGAGACCAGCAGCCAGGAGGCCCAGGTACTCGACGGCCCGGGTCGCATGAGCCGGGCGCTGCCGCTGTTTCTGGCCGAGCAGGTGGAGATGCGTACCGCCGCCAACGGCCGGTCGATGCTGCCGTGGGCGATGGGCCAGCAGAGCGGCTTCGTCGTCGGCGCGGCGGCGTGGACGCCGGAGATGGCCGTGCAGGGCGTCGCGGCGGACGGCAGCGGAAGCCAGTACGTCGTCACCGTGCATATCGACGCGGCGGTGGAGCCGTGGACGGCGGAGCTGGTCTTCATCCGCACCAGCGACGGCGTGACCATCGGTGAGCTGGACGCGGAGTTCCCCTCGGCCAGCCCGGAGGACGGGCTGCTGGGGTTGGCGAACGAGGTGGTCGAGCTGCTGGGCGGCGATGAGCCCGCTCGGGGGTATAGCGTTCCGCACTCGTTCAGCGGCTACCTGTCGCGGCTGGAGCAGTTGCTGGCGGCGCGTTGCACGGCGATGGAGGGTGTGCCGCCGAGCTTCCTGCAAGGCGAGCGGGAGATTCTCGAGGGGAATCTGTACCAGTACATCGAGGAGCCGGAGAATCTGGCTTCGCGGCTGTTGCTGGTGGAGACCTTTGGGGCGATTGAGCGGGTGCGTCCGGCAGTGGCGGCGGAGTATCGTGAACGGCTCGAAAAGCTGCTGACCGAGCGGCCTTTAGCGACCTCGTAGTTATTCCCCGTTGGTCGGCAGCGAACATCTTTTTGCTTCCGGCCAACGGGAGGACCAAGCGAAGCAGTAAAAAGGCGTGTGAACGCCCGCCCCGCGCGCAGCGGACCCGTCCGGCAGGACGAACAACAGCAAAAGCGCCCTAGCGACGGGCAGGCGGCACTTCGTGCGGTCCTGGACGCTGCGCGTATGTGGAATCCTTTCAGGGGCTCGTGGCGTCCTATAGATGTTGAAACATGCATGAGGCGAGCACGATGAGTTCAAAGGCAATCTTCGACGCGGGAATCCACCCGCCGCAGTACCGGCTCCCGGCAGCTACCAGGGTCGGCCGGGTGCGTCTGGCCGTCTCGAATCTGGCCCGGTCGGTCGCGTTCTACCGCGACGTCGTCGGGCTGGCCGTGCGGACGCCGGAGCCGGATGGGATCGCCCGGTTGGGAGCGCACGGGGAGGAGACGGTTCTGCTCGAACTAAAGGCCGTTCCGGGCGTGAAGCCCATCGGCCCGCGGACCCGCCTTGGCCTCTACCACACGGCTTTTCTGCTGCCCAGCCGCGCGGCGCTGGCCAGCTTCGTGGATCACCTGCGCGAGTCGGTCGTGTCCTTCGGCTCGGCCGATCACCTGGTCAGCGAGGCCATCTACCTGACCGATCCCGATGGCTTGCAGGTGGAGGTCTACGCCGACCGACCCCGCTCCGAGTGGCGCTACGACGGCCATCAGCTACAGATGGCTACCGATCCTCTGCGTTCCAGCGAACTGGCGGCGCTGGAGCACGGGCGCTGGCAGGGTGCTCCGGTGGGAACCACAATGGGGCACCTGCACCTCTACGTCGGCGACCTGAAGATGGCAGCGGAGTTCTACCACGGCGGGTTGGGGCTGGACGTGATGGTCTGGCGCTATCCCGGTGCGCTGTTTACCTCGGCTGGCGGCTATCACCACCACGTTGGGTTGAACGTCTGGGCGGCGGGCTCGCCGGTGGCGTCGCCGGAGGACGCCCGCATGCTGTGGTGGCAGCTCGTGGTGCCCGAGGCCGAGGGGGCCATTGCAAGCATGAGGGCCGCAGGCTTCGGCGATGGGCCGAGCTTCCGCGATCCGTGGGGGACCGAAGTGGCCGTAGTGGAAGAGATAAAGTAGGCCCACGCGGAGGAATCTTTCGTGCGCGCGCGGCGGCTTGTGTAAAGTAGACGAAACAGCATAGAAAACTTCGGTCGCGGTCCTGCGGCAGAGCTGGCAGCACTAGGCAAGATCGGTTTTTTCCGGGCAAGCGTGAGACAGGGTAAATCTCTCGATCTGCCTGCCGGGGCTGGGTGAATCTCGACACAGGTGAACGGTACATGCGCAACAGGTTGGTGAAGGTTTTGCTGATGTTGTTGGTTGGGGTGGTGGCGGGCGGCCCGCTGGTGATGGCGCAGGAGGCTGCTCCGGTGGTATCTGCTCCGGCAATGGTTTCGGCGACAGCGGCGGGCGGAACGCAGACGGACCGGATCGCGGTGCTCGAAAAGCAGGTGACGGACCAGGCGACGGCGATTGCGGCCGCGCAGACGGCGGGCGATAACGCCTGGATGCTGGTCTCGGCGGCGCTGGTGCTGATGATGAGCGGACCTGGACTGGCGCTCTTCTACGGCGGCCTGGTGCGCAAGAAAAATATTCTGGGTACGATGATGCAGACCTTCGCCATGATGGCCGTCATCACGGTGCTGTGGGCGATCGTGACCTACTCGCTGGCCTTCGGCGACGGCAACGCATTTATCGGCGGCTTGGGCAACATGTTCCTGCACGGCGTGGGCCTTGCGCCGGACGTGAAGTACGCGGCTACGATTCCGTTGCAGACGTTCATGGTGTATCAGCTCATGTTCGCGATCATCACCCCCGCGCTGATTACGGGCGCGTTCGCCGAGCGGATGAAGTTCTCGGCGATGCTGGTCTTCATGGTGCTGTGGGCGTTGATCGTGTATAGCCCGATGGCGCACATGGTCTGGGGCAAGGGCGGTCTGCTGAACGCCGCTCTGGGCGGCATGTTCCCCTGTCTGGACTTCGCGGGCGGAACGGTGGTCCACGTCACCTCGGGCGTCTCGGCGCTGGTGACGGCGATCTACCTGGGCAAGCGCCTCGGCTACCCCAAGGTTCCGATGCCGCCGCACTCGGTGGTGCTGAGCTTCATCGGTGCGTGCCTGCTGTGGGTGGGCTGGTTCGGCTTCAACGCGGGCTCGGCGCTGGGCGCGGGCACGCTGGCCACCTCGGCCTTTGTGGCGACGCACTTCGGCGCGGCGGCTGCGGCCCTGAGCTGGAGCGCGGTGGAGTGGATCCGCAACGGCAAGCCCTCGGCCCTGGGAGCGATCTCGGGCGCGGTGGCCGGGCTGGTGGCAATTACGCCGGGAGCCGGTTTCGTGACCCCCATGAGCGCGATCTGGATCGGGCTCATCGTCGGCGTGTTCTGCTTCTTCATGGTGGTCAAGGTCAAGGCGATCTTCGGCTATGACGACTCGCTGGATGCCTTCGGCGTCCACGGCGCGGGCGGCACGCTGGGCGCGCTGCTGACGGGCGTCTTCGCCTCCAGCACCATCAACCCGATCTTCGGCGCGGGCAAGCCGACGGGCCTGCTCGAAGGCAACGCGCACCAGATGCTGAACCAGGTGACGGGCGTCGCGATTGCGTGGGGCCTGTCCATCGTGGGGACTCTGGTGATCCTGTTCGTAGTCGATAAGACCATTGGGCTGCGTGTGAGCGCGGCGGACGAAGAGATGGGTCTCGATCTCTCGCAGCATGGCGAAGAGGGATACGACTGGGCTCACTAACGAGCCCAGTTACATCTCATCAGGGTAAGATGCAGTAGCTCATTCGGAGATTTTGGGCGAGAGGATGGATTGGCAATGCAGAAGATCGAAGCAGTGATACAGCCGTCGAAGCTGGACGCGGTGAAGGATGCCCTGGTGGAGATCGGCGTCGAGGGAATCACGATTACCGAGGCGCGTGGCCACGGGCGGCAGAAGGGCCACACGGAGTTCTACCGCGGGCGCGAGTACGCGGTGGACCTGCTGCCGAAGGTGAAGCTGGAGACCGTGGTAACCGACGAGATGGCCGAGAAGGTAATCGACGCGATCATGGGCGCGGCGCGCACGGGCACCATCGGAGATGGCAAGATCTTCGTGACGAAGGTCGACGAAGCCATCCGGATAAGGAACGACGAACGCGGGGACGTGGCGCTGTAGCAACCAGCTCGCTCCCAATCACAAAACCGGGTGCTCCCGTCTCGTATCTGAGACAAGGGGCACCCGGTTTTTGCGCAGCTACTCCTTCGTCTCCGAGAGCATGTGGCGGATGCCCCGCAGCCCCTGCCGCGTACGCTCCTCGTTCTCGATCAGCGAGAACCGCACATACTCATCGCCCTGCTCGCCGAACCCGATCCCCGGACTCACCGCCACCTTGGCCTCGGCCAGCAGCTTCTTCGAGAACTCCAGCGACTTCATCGCCCGGTACTGCTCCGGAATCTTCGCCCATGCAAACATCGTGGCCTTCGGCATCGGCGTCTCCCAGCCCATACGGTTCAGCCCCTGCACCAGCACATCGCGGCGGCTCCGATAGGTCTCGACGATATCCGCCACGCACTCCTGCGGGCCTTCGAGCGCGGCGATGGAGGCCACCTGGATCGGTGTGAACGTGCCGTAGTCGAAGTAGCTCTTGATGCGCCCCAACGCACCCACCAGACGCTCGTTTCCGACCATGAACCCGACGCGCCAGCCCGGCATGTTGTAGCTCTTCGAGAGCGTGAAGAACTCGACCGCGATATCCTTCGCGCCCGGAACTTGTAACACCGAAGGTGGCTTATAGCCGTCGAAGACCAGGTCGGCGTACGCGAAGTCGTGCACCAGGATGACGTTGAACTCCTTGCAGATCGCCACCAGCCGCTCGAAGAACGGAAGGTCCACGCACTGCGCAGTGGGGTTCGACGGAAAGTTGACGATCAGCACTTTGGGCCGCGGGGTCATGCGCGGAATCGTCTCTTCGACCTGCGCCAGAAAGTCCTCGGTCGAGTGAACCGGAATCGAAAGAATGTCCGCGCCCGCGATCACAGGCCCGTAGATGTGGATCGGATAGCTGGGGTTCGGCACCAGCACGGTGTCGCCGCGGTCCAGCACCGCCAGGCAGAAGTGCGCGATGCCTTCCTTCGAGCCGATGGTCACGATGGCCTCGGTGTTCGGGTCGAGGTCGACGCCGTAGCGCGTACCATACCAGTTACAAATTGCCTTGCGCAGCCGGGGAATGCCCTTCGAGAGAGAGTAGCGGTGCGTCTGCTGCTTGCGCGCCGCCTCGATCATCTTCTCGACGATGTGCGCAGGCGTCGCGCCGTCGGGATTACCCATGCCGAAGTCGATGATGTCTTCGCCGCGCTTGCGTGCAGCGGCCTTCAGCTCGCCGGTGATGTTAAAAACATACGGCGGCAGACGCGAGATCCGTGAAAACTCTTTCATGTCCTTATCCTAAGCAAAGCGGTTCGAGCCTAAGGCTATTCGAGCCATGGAGCGGAAGCGCGGCCTTCGCCGAAGAATTGCCAGGGAGGTGCCTGCGCCGTTACGTGGCTACCGGATCTGTACCAGATCAGACGTCCCAGGAGGTGCAATATGGGACGTCTGCGGCGCTCGCCAATGGTCGATATAGCTCACCTGGTGGACACAGGAGATGGTGCAGTTGGGCGCGCACGACTTCTCAGTCAGGAACTCGCGCTTCACGTCGGCGCGCTTGTACTCGGCCAGCGGCACGCCCGGATAGCCGCGCTGCTGCGAGCAATAATGCACCAGCCCGAACTCGCAGATGTACAGGTAGCGCGCACCCGCGCGGCAACGCCAGTCGTTCGGCTTGCCGTTGGCGATGGCCTCTTGAAAGTGATTGAAGCGGGAGTAGCTGCGCCGCGTCAGGCTGCGGACCTTCTCCCACACGCCGCGCTCGGCGTCGCCCAGCGGCTTCAACTGCCCGCTGCCGTCGTGGATGATGCCGATGGTAGACGAGAAGCCCAGCCCCAGCGCACGCTCACTCACGGTCAACGCGTCATTCGGGTTGGCGATGCCGCCGCCCACGACTGAGTTGATGTTCACATGAAAGTCGGCGTGCTCGGCCAGCATCCTCAGCTTGGCGTCCAGCACCTTCAGGCTCTTCTTCGACACGGCATCCGGCATCACGTTGTCGATGGAGATCTGCATGTGATCCAGCCCGGCCTTGTTTAGCCGCTCGATCCGGTCCGGCATCAGCAGATAGCCGTTAGTAATCATGCCCGCAATCGCGCCGGTCTTGCGGATACGCGCAATCACGCGGTCGAGATCGGGGTGCAGCAGCGGCTCTCCGCCCGAGATCGTAATGACCGACGTTCCCAGCCGTCCCAGCTCGTCGATGCGGCGCTCCATCTCCGCGATCGGCACCGGGTCCGAGTGGTCGTCGAACTCATTGCAATAGGTACAGGCCAGGTTGCACCGGCGCATCGGCACAATGTGCGCCATGTAGGGGTGCCCGGTCCCGGCCAGCGCCGAGCCGATGGACCCCAGCTCGCGCAGCTTTCGTGTTACCGCTCGCCAACGCCGCCTTGCCGTACTCTTGCGGCGAACTGGCGCCGTTACCTTCACCTCGGACATGATGTTTCCAGTATAAATCCCCGGACTCGCCCAAGCCTAACCGGGCAGTGTTAGCCTGTTCGGATGATTCTCCCCACGCTCGCTCTGGCACTCGCACTCCAGACCCCCAACCAGCTTCCTGCCCAGGCCTCTCCCAAAGCCGCGCCCCAGGTTCCGGCTAAGGCTCCAGCTCAGGCGGCTCCAGCCCATCCCCCCGCTCAGACTTCGGCATCCGACTCTGAGGACACAATCCCCTCCTCCGCTCACCCCATCCAGACCGTCTCCGGCCGGGGTGTTCAGATCTACGCCTGCACGAAAGGCTCCTGGGTGTTTCAAGCGCCGGAGGCCACGCTCGTCGATACCCAGACCGGCAGCCCGGTAGGGACGCACGGAGCCGGACCCACGTGGACGTGGAAGGACGGCAGCTCGGTCAAGGGTGAGGTCGCGCAGAAGGTTCCCTCGCCCGATGCCGACAGCATCCCGTGGCTGCTGTTGCGAGCGAAGCCCGCTTCCCAGCCCGGAGCGTTAGCCTCGGTCGTCTGGGTGCGCCGCTCCGACACTCGCGGCGGCACTGCCCCCACCAGCGGCTGCGACGCCGGCCACGAGGGCACCACCACACGCGTCCGTTACACCGCGACTTACACCTTCTATACGGAGCCGTAACAGACCGTCTAGCTTTGGAGCCAACAATGACGCTCAGGGGGAAGGAGAGGCTCGCTCCGCTAACCCCTCATAGCCTGTTTCTTCCTCAAGCCGTGGTCTTCACCGCCCCGCGCAACAACTCGCACTCCACTCCGCTGGCCGGCAGATAGACCGAAACCACGTCAATCCGCGTTAAGACGCTCTCCCGCTCCTCCCGGCTCATCCGCCGCAGATAAGCCCGCCCCATCGCCCGCAGCATCCTCTGCTTGTCTCGATCGACAGATATCTCTGCCGGTACAAGCGCCCGCGCGGACCGTGTCTTGACCTCCACAAAGCAAAGCGTCTCCCCATCCCACCCCACCAGGTCGAGATCGCCCCGCTCCTCCGTACACCGCCACCGCCGGGCCACGATCACATATCCCTGCTGCCGCAAGAAGAAGAGTGCCTCCATCTCCCCGCGCCGTCCCGCCCGCAGATGCTCCGGCTGCCTCCGCCCCGGCCCAAACCGCTTCCCGAACGCCTCCATCCCGCGCAGAGCCGACCGCTCCAAGTTCAGCCACACGTTCCCCATCATGGCGCAAGCATATCAGTGGCCTTTTGCGCTTTTGCACCTTTTCCGACCCTCTCGCGTCCTTCAGGATTGCCACTCCACCGCCAACCCTGCGATACTTGATTGTGCACACACCGCACCATCAAATTCCCATTTCAAAGAGGTCGCGGACATGTCTGCAAAGTACATCTTTGTAACCGGCGGCGTCGTGTCTTCGCTCGGTAAAGGCCTGGCAGCGGCCTCCATCGGATGCCTGCTCGAAGCACGCGGCATCAAGATCAACATGATGAAGTTCGACCCGTATCTGAACGTCGATCCGGGCACCATGAGCCCCTTCCAGCACGGCGAGGTCTTCGTCACCGACGACGGAGCCGAAACTGACCTCGATCTCGGTCACTACGAGCGCTTCACCCACTCCAAGCTCAGCCGCGACAACAACCTCACCACCGGCCGCATCTACGAGCAGATCATCACCAAGGAGCGCCGCGGCGACTACCTCGGCAAGACCGTCCAGGTCATCCCCCACGTCACCAACGAGATCAAGAACGCCATGCGCAAGGTCGCGCAGGACGCCGAGATCGTCATCGTGGAGATCGGCGGCACCGTCGGCGATATCGAGTCGCTTCCCTTCCTCGAGGCCATCCGCCAGATGCGCCAGGAGCTGGGCCGCGACAACACCTGCTTCGTCCACATGACGCTGGTCCCCTGGATCGCCGCCGCGCAGGAGCTGAAGACCAAGCCCACCCAGCACTCGGTCAAGGAGATGCTCTCCATCGGCATCCAGCCCGACATCCTCCTCTGCCGCTCCGACCGCACCGTCCCTCGCGACATGCGCTCGAAGATCGCCGCCTTCTGCAACGTCGAGGAGAAGGCCGTCATCATCGCCCGCGACGTGCCCTCCATCTACGAGGTGCCGCTGAACTTGGCCGAGCAGGGCGTCGACGACCTCGCCCTCAAGTACCTCCGCATCGACGCCAAGACCCCCGACCTGACCAAGTGGCAGGACATCGTTCAGCGCGCCTACAACCCGCAGGACGAGGTGCTCATCGGCATCGTCGGCAAGTACGTCGAGTACGAGGACAGCTACAAGTCCCTGAAGGAAGCTCTCGTCCACGGCGCGCTCGCGCACAACCTGAAACTCCGCGTCACCTGGATTGAGGCCGAGGGGCTCGAGACCGAGAACTACGAGCAGCAGCTCGCCGGACTCGACGGCATCCTGGTCCCCGGCGGCTTCGGCAAGCGCGGCATCGAGGGGATGCTCAACGCCATCCGCTACGCCCGCGAGCAGCAGGTGCCCTACTTCGGCATCTGCCTCGGCATGCAGACCGCCTGCATCGAGTACGCGCGCAACGTCTGCGGTCTCAAGGGAGCCAACTCCGGCGAGTTCGACCCGGCC
This is a stretch of genomic DNA from Granulicella sp. WH15. It encodes these proteins:
- the gatA gene encoding Asp-tRNA(Asn)/Glu-tRNA(Gln) amidotransferase subunit GatA, translated to MNSTETQIENKLLTIDEARAAVQATSATAVAERQYTLIAQDDVATGKGINSFLALSRERALAQAARIDELTAQGKPLPPLAGVPIGIKDVLAMTGSPATAGSLILKGYMPPYDATAVAKLEAAGAVLLGKLNCDEFAMGSSNENSAYGPVRNPRALDRVPGGSSGGSAAAVAAGFAAATLGTDTGGSIRQPAAFCGVVGVLPTYGRVSRYGLIAFASSLDRVGPFTANVKDAATLLGVLAGKDPLDATSSDRPVDDYVGALAKPVEGLRIGVPEEYFGEGLDPEIRAAVERVIAGLKDAGCTIVPVRLPHTAYAIPTYYVIATAEASSNLSRFDGVRFGLRAPEGKTLSGMYRKTRDEGFGAEVKRRILLGTYALSAGYYDAYYRKAQQVRTLLTRDFLTAFESCDAIVGPMTPTPPFKIGEKTDDPVSMYLADIYSVAASLAGICGMSVPCGETAGKLPIGVQIMARHFDEATMLRVGLAVEKMQANS
- a CDS encoding VOC family protein, with protein sequence MSSKAIFDAGIHPPQYRLPAATRVGRVRLAVSNLARSVAFYRDVVGLAVRTPEPDGIARLGAHGEETVLLELKAVPGVKPIGPRTRLGLYHTAFLLPSRAALASFVDHLRESVVSFGSADHLVSEAIYLTDPDGLQVEVYADRPRSEWRYDGHQLQMATDPLRSSELAALEHGRWQGAPVGTTMGHLHLYVGDLKMAAEFYHGGLGLDVMVWRYPGALFTSAGGYHHHVGLNVWAAGSPVASPEDARMLWWQLVVPEAEGAIASMRAAGFGDGPSFRDPWGTEVAVVEEIK
- the gatC gene encoding Asp-tRNA(Asn)/Glu-tRNA(Gln) amidotransferase subunit GatC; this translates as MSDAGTVTLEDVRRVAELANLELTPEEEPRMQRDLNAILGHIAQLNQLATDDVPAMAQVGDVLATGHAEETGEDLRVDAVRPSVDRRAVMSSAPETDGRFFKVPKVIER
- a CDS encoding tetratricopeptide repeat protein, whose protein sequence is MNKKEDEKTEQENALPIGEHEAGESFESMIPPVMVGQSAEPAPEHEAQAPAQPDVVRAFDQDGREVLVPRAEWREQVLPNLVQSAWENPEQLYLLIVNSLNEGFTSEMAAAAQQLYAIDTIPARGACMWAVILIQEGRLDEAEEILNGYLAKHGDEGSVLTNLAQIAAMRGNQEQAETTLWRAIQAEPNIDNALGWYVSLQQQKGGEAAANAALQTIATLPGSWRAQLWQARAAMLAQDMPTAVSLYQESLERAPRPVPGDLLMQMSGDLGGNGRLIELIGLTSPHFDPEVHGLPVGNNLIKANLDQGNADAAEQLVKTLAQFGRPDWKSGLEFWEQEIAKLRGAQGTAAAPDQIQVGMLRMEGPVWLPAGSPGRGLFGPKAAGGPTVTFIGGTAETSSQEAQVLDGPGRMSRALPLFLAEQVEMRTAANGRSMLPWAMGQQSGFVVGAAAWTPEMAVQGVAADGSGSQYVVTVHIDAAVEPWTAELVFIRTSDGVTIGELDAEFPSASPEDGLLGLANEVVELLGGDEPARGYSVPHSFSGYLSRLEQLLAARCTAMEGVPPSFLQGEREILEGNLYQYIEEPENLASRLLLVETFGAIERVRPAVAAEYRERLEKLLTERPLATS
- a CDS encoding ammonium transporter: MRNRLVKVLLMLLVGVVAGGPLVMAQEAAPVVSAPAMVSATAAGGTQTDRIAVLEKQVTDQATAIAAAQTAGDNAWMLVSAALVLMMSGPGLALFYGGLVRKKNILGTMMQTFAMMAVITVLWAIVTYSLAFGDGNAFIGGLGNMFLHGVGLAPDVKYAATIPLQTFMVYQLMFAIITPALITGAFAERMKFSAMLVFMVLWALIVYSPMAHMVWGKGGLLNAALGGMFPCLDFAGGTVVHVTSGVSALVTAIYLGKRLGYPKVPMPPHSVVLSFIGACLLWVGWFGFNAGSALGAGTLATSAFVATHFGAAAAALSWSAVEWIRNGKPSALGAISGAVAGLVAITPGAGFVTPMSAIWIGLIVGVFCFFMVVKVKAIFGYDDSLDAFGVHGAGGTLGALLTGVFASSTINPIFGAGKPTGLLEGNAHQMLNQVTGVAIAWGLSIVGTLVILFVVDKTIGLRVSAADEEMGLDLSQHGEEGYDWAH
- a CDS encoding DciA family protein, with amino-acid sequence MEGMRDMLRRSLGRSLAPLPALDRLAAAWPVACGKTMADRGEIASFEEGVVHVEVQDSTWLAQMLSMRSILQHDLARIAAVKVTGIHFELKK
- a CDS encoding glycosyltransferase; its protein translation is MRVAIVHHWFVTRGGGERVAECIASLFPEAEIFTLVSGEEGLPESLASRKLHTSFLQKLPFGKSHHRHMMPLYPAATEGLDLRGFGLVISSDSGPMKGVRLDPGAVHFCYCHSPMRYLYDSYDAYRSQMRGLTRALFTATAGRLRRWDTQAAQRVDYFIANSNYVAKRIQRFYNRESTVIHPPIDLHRAQLAAAPGDHYLCAGRLVGYKQTELLMEACRRLGRKLRIVGTGPEEAKLRRLAAADAGSQVEFLGALPSKELWREYSECRALLFAADEDFGMVPLEAQACGRPVICYGSGGSLETVRGTGDHPTGVYFEHQTVESAMEGIQRFEAQESRFTPETAQAWAAEFATPVFLERMRALILEKVPAAAAEMEPAPTIASAEKRA